Part of the Salinigranum rubrum genome is shown below.
CGGTTCGGGTCGCCACCCCTTGCCGTAGGCGCGCTCCGCCACCCGACGCCTGACGCGGGCTTTCTCCTCGGGGGAGACGAACGCGACATCGGTCCGGAGCGGGTGGGAGTCGACGGGTTCCACGCCGGTAGCCGTCGGCGAGAGCGGTTCCGGTTCGCGGACGACTTCGGTCTCCCTCTCGTCGGGGTCGAACCGCCACACACCGACCGCGTCGGGTATGCGGTTGAGGTGAGCGCGGGTCACGTAACTCTCCGTCGCGAGCACCACCCGGTCGAACAGTCCGAGGCTCGCGTCGGTTCTGAGCTGCGATTCGAGGTCGCCCGGCGACCCGAGGTCCGGCTTGTTCTCGACGGCGACCAGTTCGGCGAACCAGTCGTCGGGGTAGCGGACGGCGCGGCGGACGCGGCGGTGCCCGCCGCGGTGTTCGGCCTCGAAGAAGCCGAGTTCCACTGCGCGGTCGGCGACCCGCCGGGCGACCTGCGAGGAACAGTGGAAGGCGCGCTCCGGTCGCACGGCGGCGCCGACGCCGACGTCGCTTTCGAGCGCGAGCGGCGGGATGGTCTCGGCGGTGATGGCGGCGCGGCGGTCGAACCCCGCGCCGGGGACGACGCCGACGACGTCGACGATGCGGCCGCCCGGATGGGCGACGCTTCCCCCTAACTGACGGGCGACGACCCACTCGGTCGTCGCTTCGAGGTGGACACACAGCGCGAGTTCGAAGGCGTACTCCCGCACGGGTGAGAGTGAGTGCGGAGCGGACAAAACCACACCGGCCGGAGGACCACACGCCGGTCGAGGCTGGCCCTCACGGCCGTGGTCGACGACCGCGGTACGTCACCCCACGGAGAGGGCGAGAACAGCACATTTATCAGTCGTTCGGGGCGAAACTTCCCCAAGATTACTCTCAGGAGGTCAATGGTGACAGACACAACACAGCAACCGGAGGTGAACATCGGACTCGTCGGCCACGTCGACCACGGGAAGACGACGCTGGTCCAGGCTCTGTCTGGCTCGTGGACCGACCAGCACTCGGAGGAGATGAAGCGCGGCATCTCCATCCGACTGGGGTACGCGGACGCGACGTTCCGCGAGTGCCCTGGCGTCGACGCGCCCGACTGTTACACCGTGGAAGAGGAGTGCCCTGACGGGTCGAAGAGCGAGGTCTTGCGGACGGTGTCGTTCGTCGACGCGCCGGGCCACGAGACGCTGATGGCGACGATGCTCTCGGGGGCGGCGCT
Proteins encoded:
- a CDS encoding DUF5787 family protein, whose amino-acid sequence is MREYAFELALCVHLEATTEWVVARQLGGSVAHPGGRIVDVVGVVPGAGFDRRAAITAETIPPLALESDVGVGAAVRPERAFHCSSQVARRVADRAVELGFFEAEHRGGHRRVRRAVRYPDDWFAELVAVENKPDLGSPGDLESQLRTDASLGLFDRVVLATESYVTRAHLNRIPDAVGVWRFDPDERETEVVREPEPLSPTATGVEPVDSHPLRTDVAFVSPEEKARVRRRVAERAYGKGWRPEPPGCVHGAVTADGRPYCEQFARVVDPGADCGEGCSAFAAADPPAVDRRALRDARTPWVADPEGVARTQSGLDRFS